A portion of the Gossypium arboreum isolate Shixiya-1 chromosome 8, ASM2569848v2, whole genome shotgun sequence genome contains these proteins:
- the LOC108459096 gene encoding protein transport protein Sec61 subunit alpha-like, producing the protein MPPVLFILVFHQLPLYGIHSTTGADPFYWMRVILASNRGTIMELGITPIVTSGLVMQLRAGSKIIEVDNSVREDRALLLAKVEFGFGSGEKSKWLTSRLVPIIVFRDTGNVSGLKSRRLRAGNVSGPKSRV; encoded by the exons ATGCCTCCGGTTCTTTTCATTTTAGTTTTCCA TCAGCTTCCACTATATGGAATACACTCTACAACAGGTGCTGATCCTTTCTATTGGATGCGTGTTATCCTTGCATCAAACCGTGGAACTATTATGGAACTTGGTATTACCCCCATTGTGACATCTGGATTGGTGATGCAACTCCGGGCTGGTTCAAAAATCATCGAGGTGGACAACAGTGTTCGTGAGGATCGAGCACTCCTATTGGCAAAAGTAgaattcggatttggatcgggggaaaaatcAAAATGGTTGACTAGTCGTCTCGTTCCGATTATCgtcttccgag acactggaaatgtatccgggctaaagtcccgcaggcttcgtgctggaaatgtatccgggccaaAGTCCCGAGTTTAA